One genomic segment of Solibacillus sp. FSL W7-1436 includes these proteins:
- a CDS encoding helix-turn-helix domain-containing protein, with the protein MDRLLDVTEVSKLLKCNRNKVYDLINSGALQGLKLGRIKVSSIELHDFLIRNAGNDLSDPYNIKPFKKGEEN; encoded by the coding sequence ATGGATAGGTTGCTAGATGTAACTGAGGTTTCCAAATTACTGAAATGTAATAGAAACAAAGTTTATGACCTTATCAATAGCGGAGCTTTACAAGGTTTGAAATTAGGAAGAATTAAAGTTTCTTCAATTGAGTTACATGATTTTCTTATCAGAAATGCCGGAAACGATTTATCAGATCCGTACAATATCAAACCATTTAAAAAAGGGGAGGAAAATTAA
- a CDS encoding helix-turn-helix transcriptional regulator, with translation MVDCNELRRLRKYHELTLEDMGKMIGVDARTYSNKEKGISQFKLNEMVAISCHFKKSIEEIFLNKKFM, from the coding sequence TTGGTAGATTGCAATGAACTAAGAAGATTGAGAAAGTACCATGAACTTACTTTAGAAGACATGGGGAAAATGATTGGAGTGGATGCTCGAACTTATAGCAATAAGGAAAAGGGAATCTCACAATTCAAGTTAAATGAAATGGTGGCAATCAGCTGTCATTTTAAAAAATCCATAGAAGAAATTTTTTTAAATAAAAAGTTCATGTAA